The Rufibacter sp. DG15C region GTACGCCGACTATGTGTATCAGCAGGGCGGTAACATGTCCTTGGGGCGCAACCTCCTGTTTATCTTTTTTGAGCGCGTAGTGGCTGACCCGGCCCTCTTGCCCAACCGGTATGAGCTCATGCACTACCCCTATCTGTTTGCAGGGTTCCTGGCTATGTTTTTCACGGCTTTGAACCTACTCCCCATCGGGCAATTGGATGGCGGGCACATCATGTACGGAATGCTGGGCTATGAGCGTTTTAATAGGCTATCACCCCTGCTCTTCGCTATTTTTATCTTCTATGCGGGGATAGGCTTGATTCCAGCGGCCATTCCCTTGGAGGAAAGCTATTGGATGTGGGGAGCCTATCTGGCGTATCTGATGATTGTGTTCAAGCCCCTCTTCCCCGAATTCAGGCAAAGTCTCTTCCTGGTGGCCGGCGTGTTCCTAGGGCATGTGACGCTGGCCATCTTTATGCCTGAGGCGCAGGGCTACAACGGTTGGTTGGTCTTCGGGCTGATTTTGGCAAAGTTCATGGGCGTCTTCCATCCCCCCTGCCCCGACGAACGCCCTTTGAGCACTTCCAGGAAATGGCTGGGCTGGCTAGCCTTAATCATCTTTGTTCTTTGCTTTAGCCCCGCGCCTTTTCTGATTGACTGATTTAATGTGCTAATCGGGTAATATGCTGATGTGCTATTTTTCAGAGAGGAATGAGATTGGGAAGGCAGCCGTTTTTAACTCTTTTCTGGAAAACAGGCCAAAAACGGATTCTTATCAAATGGTTTACATACGGTAGGAATTTGGTTCGAGCCCAAATGGATTCACTTATCTTCTAGGGGATGGGATCAGTTTCTAAGAGAGATTACCATAGAAGTAATATTCAATCTTTTAGAATTCCATTCAGTCATTTTTACCGTTTTATCACGTGACAATAGGGTCTTCTCCTGGTTTGGATTTGACGAAAATCCCAAACAAGAAATCCCCGTTTTCGCCTATTTTCTAGAAAACAGGCGAAAACGGGGATTCGTCTTATAAAACTTAACTACACTTACTTGGCTTCGTTATAGGCGATGATGCCTCCTAACACGTTGCGTACGTTGGTGAAGCCTTGTTGCTTGAGCATGGCTTGGGCAGTGGCCGAACGAGCGCCAGAGCGGCAATGGATCAGGATCTCCTGGTCTTTGTACTCTTCTAGGTCAGAAATTCGCTCTGGCAAGGTGCCAAGCGGAATCAACTGAGAACCGGCAATGCTTTGCTCTTCATGTTCCCAAGGCTCGCGTACGTCCAAGAGAATAGGAGTTTCATTGTTAGCCAGGCGTTGTTTTAATTCGGCGGCGGTTATGTCTGTTACTATCATAGCTGTAGGATGATTTTAGTGGTCTTGATTTTATCTTTTGTGTAGCCTTTCAACAAATATACGCCATTAGACAAATGTTGTATATGCAATGGCTGGCCTTGCCTCACTTGCTGCAGGGTATGCAGTTTCTGACCTGCCAGGGAATAGATTTCCACCCGCTCAAAGTGCTGGGCAAAGGTAAGCTGCCCGGCGCTTGGGTTCGGGTACACCCAGTTGGTAGACACCAACTGCTCTTCTTCTAAACTACTGGTCACCGTGCCAGAAACTACTGGACGTATGAGCAAGGCTCCATTAAAATTGGTCAAGCCTTCCCAGGCCGAGGTGCCATTGGTAAAGTAGATTTTGCCCTCGGCGGTCTCATTCAGGTCGAAGCCCACGTTCACGAAGGTAGATCCGGTGGGCTGGCGGTAACCCACATAAAACCGGCCGTTTACTTGCTGTTGCTGCGTCAAGGCAATCTCCAGCCACTGGTTCAACCCCGAAGCGGCCGGCACGGTAAACGTCTGCTCATAGAAGGACTGCTCAGAAGGCTTGCCATTCACATCGCGCCAGAGGCGCAAAGACAAAACCGTCCCAGGCGAATTGTTGCCGGTGAAGTATATCCGGACGGCATCCAGCCTGTCGGGTTTGTTCAGTTCAAACTGATAGGCAATCTGGACGGCATTGCTGGACGGAAAACTGAACCCCGCTTCTGCTGTGCCATCATCATAGGCGTAGTAATTCTGCAAGTGCGTCTCGCGGCGCAGGGTGTCATTGTACAGCGTCAACCGGTTGGGCTCCTTGGTGGTCAGGAAGAGCGTGGTTTGCATCGAGTAAGGTAGGCTCTGGCTACTTAGAAAGGATGCCGAGGGCGCGCCTTGAATGGCCAGCGTGGCATTGGCGTTGATGGGCGCACTGGCTTTCAAAAACGTGTCTACTGCCTGGGTGGTTAAGTTCTTGGTTAATCCCCGCCAACTGATGGCTACGGGCAAGGCGCTCAGGTTTCTGATGATAGAACCCACTTCCGTTCTGGTCTCCCCTGCCGGGTTCACCAAGAATTGCCAGATGGGCATGGCCGTATAGCGTCTCAGCAATGAAGGCATCTGCTGCGTCAACGCCACGTCCAAGTTACTCAAATCGCCGTTGCGGCGGTTCTGGTTTAGTTGCACATAGTCCAGGTGCCAGACATCGCGCAAGCCGCCTTGACTGCCACTGCTCACCCACCTGAACTGGAATCCGTCAAAGAAGTAAGCTGGCTCCTTGATGGCCTGCATGACTGCGGCAAAGTCAGTGCTGCGGCCGTTGCCTTTCTGCGACCAGACGGTAGTCCAGGTGCCGTTGGCTTGCTTGAATTCCAATTGCAGAGAATAGAGCGTACCACTGGAGAAATTAGGCGCATCCAGTAAGCCACCCGCCTGCCAGAAGAAACTCAGATATAATGAATCTTTAGGAGCTAGCTTGCCTAAGTAAAGTGGTTTGGAAATGAGCGTGTCCGTGGGGCCTACGGCATTGGTGCCCCCGTAGGATTGGCCGTCGGCTTTAAGTCCGTCAAAGGTGGCGGAGAAGATGGTGGGCGCGTTCTTCGCGTATCGGTTGGTGCCGGCCACGCCGCCGCGGTTTACCCAGAGGGCGGGATCTGGAGCGCCTTCGCCTTTGGAGAAATCGTCAAAGAACGGCAATGCAAGCGTGTCACCTGAGGCCAAAGGCAGCGGGATGGCTCCTGCCCCGCCCTTACTAGGAGGACTTGAAACACGAGAGGACTGCTGCGTGAGGGGAGTTAAAACTTGTGCCTGAGTTTGCCACCCTAGACACATTCCCACCACAAGCATCAGTCCTCTACGCATAGGTTTCTTTAAGTATGTCTGCTTTCTCTAACGCTTTGGTAATATGCCTTATTTTGCCAACAAGTTTGCTAGCGTTTTAGAATCTGGATTGTTGATGATAACACCAACAATGGCGGCGGTAAATACTCAGATTACTATGATATAATCCTCTACAACACCGTCATTCCCAGCCTAATACTTTCTGAGTCAACTATTCGTTTTTGGCCTATTTTCCAGAAAACAAGCCAAAAACGGGTAACGCAAAAGTCTTGTATCTTGTGTCTTGCGTCTTGTGTCTACTACTGCACTGGCGCTACCGGTTGCGGACCAGCTACCCAGAGGTCAATCAGTTGGCCCGTTCTAATCATGGCGCCTTCGCCGGGTACAGGGCGTTGCTTCAATACGGTGCCGTCTGGTTCTCCGTTAGGGGCTGCCATGTAAATAACGGTTCCCATCTGCAGGTTCTGACCGGTTATCAGGATTGTTGCTTCGTCTAGTGGCATACCTAATAAGTCAGGTACTTCCAGTTCTTCGTTGCCCAGGCCGTTTCCTACTTCCAGGTCCACGCGGGAGCCTTTGGCCACGGGCTCGCCGGGCTTAATCTCGCGGCCGTTCACAAACTGCTTCAAGACGGCGTTTTCAGCCAAGTCTGGCACGTATTTGATTTCGCCCAGAAGCAAGTCATAGCTTTTCAGAATCATCTCCGCGTTCTTCACCGAGCCGTCAATCAGCTTCGGCATTTTGATGAGTGGCGGGTTCTTCATGTTGATGCTGATGTAAATCTTGCGGCCCGACTTCACCTTCTCACCTGGCTTGGGGTCTTGAGTCACCACCGAGAACGGGGCCACGCCCTGCTGGTAAGTTGAGTCGCTCACAAAATAGCGCAGGTCTTTGTCGCCCAGGAAATCTTCCAGCTCGTCAACGGTCATTCCCGTGATTTTAGGCACAGTGATGGTGTCGCCGTGGTTGGTGGTGCTGGGCAGGTACACAAAGAAAAACAAGAACAACAGCAACAGCACCAACACCAACATGATGAACAGGTGCTTCACTAGATCGCCCGCGGTCTGGGCTTTGAGGAAATTAGCCATCTAAGAGATTACTTTTTTGGTTCGCTCCATGCCAAACTGCAGGATGCGGTCAATGAAATCATAAGGTTTATAGCCGTTGATAGCGGTCTGGTGGAAGATGCACGTGGCCGGCGTCATACCTGGCAGGGAGTTCACCTCAATGATGATGGTCTCCACGCTGTTGTCTGGGTGCACGCGCACAAAGGCATCTATCCGGGCGTAACCTTCAATCCTGAGAATCTCAGCCACCCGCTTCAAATCCTGTTTTACCTGATCAGAGATACGCTGGCGTTCCTCTGGGTCTCTGGCATAACGCGCCGGGGTGATGTTTTGACCTTCGCCAGCCAGGAATTTTTCTTCCAGGCTCAACACCTCCCCTTCGGCCAGGGCCTCAGAAGCCTCAAACACCTCATACTGCACGCGTCCGTCTGGGCCGTAACTGGTCAACAGACCGCCGGTAATTTCCAGGAAATGCTTCGCGCCTTCTCTGGAGATGAGGTTCTCAATTAAGAAATAGCCTTTCATGGGCACTTCTTCCTTGAAGCTCAAGTTCAGCACCCGCGCCGGGCTTTCCGGAATCTCCACGTTGCTCCGAAATATGAGCTCGGCAAAGGCTTCCAGCTCTTCTCTGGTCTTTATTTTCTTCACCGCCGATGAACAGCCATCATCTGCGGGCTTGGCAATAAACGGATACCGGAAGCTTTGCTCAATCTGGTTGAAGAAGGCTTCTGGATTCTCCTGGTAATCCTTCTTGAAGGCCAGCATGTGGTCTGCCACCGGCACGCCGTTCTGACGAAGAATCTTGTTGGTCTCAAACTTATTGATGGTCACCTGGCTAGACTGAATCCCAGACCCGTTGTATGGGATATGGAATTTCTCCAGTTCAGACTGCAACACGCCGTCCTCGCCTGGTCTGCCGTGCAGGGCAATGAACACCGCGTCTACCAGACCGGCCAATTGCTCATAAGTCAGGCGCTGGGGTTTCTTTAAGGTATTGCCGGCGTACAGGCTAGTAATGCTAGAGGCAGACTCGGCTATCTGGGCCAGAACTTGGTGCGCAGGCACGCCCGCCTCAGAGGCATCAATCTTTTCCTTAATGTCATCGGCGTTGTCCTTCAACATGATGTTGATAGGAATCTGGTACAGCTGGTGCGTCTGGTCATCACCGGTCAAGAAAATGGGAATGGGCTCATACTTGGTAGACGAAGACAGCTTCTCATAGATGTTACGACCACTCTCCACAGAGATATGTCGCTCACTGGAGTAACCGCCCATAATCACGCCCACGCGCAGTTTGTCATGGCGGTGCGCGCGCTCATCATGCATCTGCTTCTCCAGACCTTGCAAGGTGCGAGTCAAAGCGGCGGTGTTCTTGCCCGACTTGATGCGCTCTGCTAGAGATGTTCTGATAATATAGGTCAGGAACTGAGACGGGTTTAAGCCAATCTCGGCGGCCTGGTGGAAGAAGAACGACGACGGCAACATACCCGAGGTAGTGTTGGGGTCGTTCAGAAAAATCTCGCCAGACTCTGTGATAAAGCCGTCCAGACGTGCATAGACGTTAAAGCCCAGGCTGGTGTACAGGCGCTCGCACTGCTGGCGTATTTCTTGTATCTGCTCAGTAGGCAGGTCAATAGGCGTAATCTTCCGGCTTAGGCCCGGCAGGTATTTAGAACGGTAATCAAATACCTCACCGCCTTTTCTAATCTCTGTGGGCGGAAGGGCGATGG contains the following coding sequences:
- a CDS encoding rhodanese-like domain-containing protein yields the protein MIVTDITAAELKQRLANNETPILLDVREPWEHEEQSIAGSQLIPLGTLPERISDLEEYKDQEILIHCRSGARSATAQAMLKQQGFTNVRNVLGGIIAYNEAK
- a CDS encoding site-2 protease family protein, yielding MKGKVALQILLFITTLVTTTLAGAEWQTGRLFLFDATGFSWGGAFTRAQLLQGLAFSLPFLGVLTVHEFGHYFTARYYKVKVTLPYYIPLWLGIASSIGTMGAFIKIKDRIFSRKEFFDIGIAGPLAGFAVALPLLWYGFTHLPPPEHIYSIHPEYMVYGSKYADYVYQQGGNMSLGRNLLFIFFERVVADPALLPNRYELMHYPYLFAGFLAMFFTALNLLPIGQLDGGHIMYGMLGYERFNRLSPLLFAIFIFYAGIGLIPAAIPLEESYWMWGAYLAYLMIVFKPLFPEFRQSLFLVAGVFLGHVTLAIFMPEAQGYNGWLVFGLILAKFMGVFHPPCPDERPLSTSRKWLGWLALIIFVLCFSPAPFLID
- a CDS encoding D-alanine--D-alanine ligase, which translates into the protein MKIGIIFGGPSREREISFAGGRTVYDNLDKSLFEAVPVFADSLGNFILLDWNFIYKGTIRDFYPPVEVVPATEHGLQMYLESLGQLSEEEINDIANRVGQRMHPHQFKELFDFAFLTLHGPYGEDGSIQGLLEWYGIPYSGSGILPSAIGIDKIAQKALLKQHGFATPDYRILSQTEWHATQDKAALLDSLVADLGLPLVMKAPHQGSSIGVSIIKEKNLQLFEEAIARSLFSLTIQKKDWLSKSEAQQLNFVKTLTDIREGIGLPVQTETGELIYAPEELLSLLSGYFTENGPESLTLTNVESETQVLIEAFINGREFSCIVVQDQTGKPIALPPTEIRKGGEVFDYRSKYLPGLSRKITPIDLPTEQIQEIRQQCERLYTSLGFNVYARLDGFITESGEIFLNDPNTTSGMLPSSFFFHQAAEIGLNPSQFLTYIIRTSLAERIKSGKNTAALTRTLQGLEKQMHDERAHRHDKLRVGVIMGGYSSERHISVESGRNIYEKLSSSTKYEPIPIFLTGDDQTHQLYQIPINIMLKDNADDIKEKIDASEAGVPAHQVLAQIAESASSITSLYAGNTLKKPQRLTYEQLAGLVDAVFIALHGRPGEDGVLQSELEKFHIPYNGSGIQSSQVTINKFETNKILRQNGVPVADHMLAFKKDYQENPEAFFNQIEQSFRYPFIAKPADDGCSSAVKKIKTREELEAFAELIFRSNVEIPESPARVLNLSFKEEVPMKGYFLIENLISREGAKHFLEITGGLLTSYGPDGRVQYEVFEASEALAEGEVLSLEEKFLAGEGQNITPARYARDPEERQRISDQVKQDLKRVAEILRIEGYARIDAFVRVHPDNSVETIIIEVNSLPGMTPATCIFHQTAINGYKPYDFIDRILQFGMERTKKVIS
- a CDS encoding T9SS type A sorting domain-containing protein; the encoded protein is MRRGLMLVVGMCLGWQTQAQVLTPLTQQSSRVSSPPSKGGAGAIPLPLASGDTLALPFFDDFSKGEGAPDPALWVNRGGVAGTNRYAKNAPTIFSATFDGLKADGQSYGGTNAVGPTDTLISKPLYLGKLAPKDSLYLSFFWQAGGLLDAPNFSSGTLYSLQLEFKQANGTWTTVWSQKGNGRSTDFAAVMQAIKEPAYFFDGFQFRWVSSGSQGGLRDVWHLDYVQLNQNRRNGDLSNLDVALTQQMPSLLRRYTAMPIWQFLVNPAGETRTEVGSIIRNLSALPVAISWRGLTKNLTTQAVDTFLKASAPINANATLAIQGAPSASFLSSQSLPYSMQTTLFLTTKEPNRLTLYNDTLRRETHLQNYYAYDDGTAEAGFSFPSSNAVQIAYQFELNKPDRLDAVRIYFTGNNSPGTVLSLRLWRDVNGKPSEQSFYEQTFTVPAASGLNQWLEIALTQQQQVNGRFYVGYRQPTGSTFVNVGFDLNETAEGKIYFTNGTSAWEGLTNFNGALLIRPVVSGTVTSSLEEEQLVSTNWVYPNPSAGQLTFAQHFERVEIYSLAGQKLHTLQQVRQGQPLHIQHLSNGVYLLKGYTKDKIKTTKIILQL
- a CDS encoding PASTA domain-containing protein; translation: MANFLKAQTAGDLVKHLFIMLVLVLLLLFLFFFVYLPSTTNHGDTITVPKITGMTVDELEDFLGDKDLRYFVSDSTYQQGVAPFSVVTQDPKPGEKVKSGRKIYISINMKNPPLIKMPKLIDGSVKNAEMILKSYDLLLGEIKYVPDLAENAVLKQFVNGREIKPGEPVAKGSRVDLEVGNGLGNEELEVPDLLGMPLDEATILITGQNLQMGTVIYMAAPNGEPDGTVLKQRPVPGEGAMIRTGQLIDLWVAGPQPVAPVQ